One region of Hydrogenobaculum sp. Y04AAS1 genomic DNA includes:
- the lpxD gene encoding UDP-3-O-(3-hydroxymyristoyl)glucosamine N-acyltransferase has translation MKLSEIASLLGGISSYTVDIDVVGVSSVLSQKPNTIVFVDEKHKDIDFKQDIAYLSDIDLQAPNFIKVQNLKYAMAIVLDTFYKSEKPKGISDKAFIEESVHIDKDVYIGPFSYIGKNVSLGEGVLIYPFTYVGDNTIIGDNSILYSGVHIYKNTVIGKNVIIHSGAVIGADGFGYAIGPEGIKKLNHIGNVIIEDNVEIGANTTIDRSLLDSTIIGKSTKIDNLVMVGHNCKIGQNCFLVSQVGLSGSVNIGDNSILAGQVGVADHVNIGSNVQVAAKSGVAYDLPSNNTYGANLPSIEWNKWKRIYVSLLKLPDALKKLNKL, from the coding sequence ATGAAATTATCTGAAATAGCCTCCTTGCTTGGGGGCATTTCAAGCTATACCGTTGATATAGATGTTGTTGGCGTTAGTTCTGTTTTATCTCAAAAGCCAAATACCATAGTGTTTGTAGATGAAAAACATAAAGATATAGATTTCAAACAAGACATTGCTTACCTATCTGATATAGATTTACAAGCGCCAAACTTTATAAAGGTGCAAAATTTAAAGTATGCAATGGCTATAGTCCTTGATACTTTTTATAAAAGCGAAAAACCAAAAGGTATATCGGACAAAGCTTTTATAGAAGAGAGTGTACATATTGACAAAGACGTTTATATAGGGCCCTTTTCTTATATAGGCAAAAACGTAAGCTTAGGAGAAGGAGTGCTAATATATCCTTTTACTTACGTGGGAGACAACACCATTATAGGGGATAACAGCATTTTGTATAGCGGAGTTCATATATACAAAAATACCGTTATAGGTAAAAATGTAATAATACATTCAGGGGCTGTAATAGGAGCGGATGGATTTGGATACGCTATAGGACCAGAAGGTATAAAAAAGCTAAATCATATAGGAAACGTTATCATAGAAGATAATGTAGAGATAGGGGCAAACACCACTATAGATAGGTCGCTTCTTGATAGCACAATCATAGGTAAATCTACAAAGATAGACAACCTTGTAATGGTAGGACACAATTGTAAGATAGGGCAAAACTGCTTTTTGGTATCTCAAGTGGGGCTTTCGGGTAGCGTCAATATAGGGGATAATTCAATACTTGCTGGACAAGTGGGAGTTGCAGATCACGTAAACATAGGCTCAAACGTACAAGTAGCAGCCAAATCGGGCGTTGCCTACGATCTTCCTTCTAACAACACTTACGGTGCAAACCTACCATCTATAGAATGGAACAAGTGGAAAAGAATTTACGTATCTTTGTTAAAACTTCCAGATGCCTTAAAGAAGCTAAACAAACTTTAA
- a CDS encoding ATP-dependent Clp protease proteolytic subunit, whose amino-acid sequence MNQDIGGLFNLFWFLFLFFFVVWPFLKRSLLNREREAMIRLIEKKYNARVITMIHRQEGLSFFGFAFMKFINIEDSEQVLRAIRMTPEDMPIVMILHTPGGLALAASQIASALAKHKSKVIVIIPHYAMSGGTLIALSADEITMDHNAVLGPVDPQIGQMPAASILKVLDVKKPEDIDDETMIMADVSKKAIEQMKSYVYELLKKKGHPDDVAKKIAEELSTGKFTHDYPLDVDQLKAMGLNINTDVPEEVYELMELYDQPTNSQVPSVQYIPIPYKTTQNKK is encoded by the coding sequence ATGAATCAAGATATAGGTGGGCTTTTTAATCTATTTTGGTTTTTATTTTTATTTTTCTTTGTAGTTTGGCCTTTTTTGAAAAGAAGCCTTTTAAATAGAGAAAGGGAGGCAATGATAAGGCTTATAGAAAAAAAATATAACGCCAGAGTCATAACGATGATTCATAGACAAGAAGGATTGTCATTTTTTGGGTTTGCCTTTATGAAGTTTATAAACATAGAAGACTCTGAACAGGTGTTAAGAGCCATAAGGATGACTCCAGAAGATATGCCCATTGTTATGATACTTCATACACCCGGTGGTTTAGCGCTGGCAGCTTCTCAAATAGCTAGTGCACTGGCAAAACACAAGTCAAAAGTTATAGTCATAATACCTCACTACGCCATGAGTGGTGGTACACTAATAGCCTTATCTGCCGACGAGATAACGATGGACCATAACGCCGTGTTGGGACCCGTTGACCCACAAATAGGGCAAATGCCGGCTGCTTCTATACTAAAAGTGCTTGATGTAAAAAAACCAGAAGACATAGATGATGAAACTATGATAATGGCCGATGTATCCAAAAAAGCAATAGAGCAGATGAAAAGCTATGTATACGAGCTTTTAAAGAAAAAAGGACATCCTGATGATGTTGCAAAAAAGATAGCAGAAGAGTTATCCACAGGTAAATTTACACATGATTATCCTCTTGATGTAGACCAGCTAAAAGCCATGGGCTTAAATATAAACACCGATGTACCAGAAGAGGTTTATGAACTCATGGAGCTTTACGACCAACCCACGAATTCTCAAGTACCCTCTGTCCAGTACATACCTATTCCTTATAAAACCACTCAAAACAAAAAATAA
- a CDS encoding biotin--[acetyl-CoA-carboxylase] ligase has protein sequence MKLIWFNSIDSTQDYIKSHIKELMDDTCVLANVQTKGRGRYGHVWFSYLKDGLYFSMLKKNLHIEPFSLVVGVSLFKTIKTLYGIRAFIKWPNDIYVLLEKPRKVAGILIEKIRENTIIGIGVNLNQDDFPQDISDRAISLKLFTGIYISKQHFLTTFFDFFYQDIDYFNSHGFEDFRNIINNNLLYKNKLITANDGKVSGILKEIDKDGSIVIEKDNTLISLNAGEIESMIPKETW, from the coding sequence ATGAAGCTTATATGGTTTAATAGCATAGATTCTACGCAAGATTATATTAAAAGCCATATAAAAGAATTGATGGATGATACTTGTGTTTTAGCAAACGTGCAAACCAAAGGTAGGGGTAGGTATGGACATGTTTGGTTTTCTTATTTAAAAGATGGGCTTTACTTTAGTATGCTTAAGAAGAATTTGCACATAGAACCATTTTCTCTCGTAGTTGGTGTTTCTCTTTTTAAAACTATCAAGACTCTATACGGCATAAGAGCTTTTATAAAATGGCCAAACGATATATACGTTTTATTGGAAAAGCCAAGAAAAGTTGCAGGTATTTTGATAGAGAAAATAAGGGAAAATACTATAATAGGTATAGGCGTAAATCTAAATCAAGATGATTTTCCCCAAGATATATCAGACAGGGCTATATCCTTAAAGCTTTTCACTGGTATATATATATCAAAGCAACACTTTTTAACAACGTTTTTTGATTTTTTCTATCAAGATATAGACTATTTTAACTCTCATGGTTTTGAAGATTTTAGAAATATTATAAACAACAACCTTCTTTACAAAAATAAACTTATAACGGCAAACGATGGAAAGGTGTCTGGGATTTTAAAAGAGATAGATAAAGATGGCTCTATAGTGATTGAGAAAGACAATACGCTTATTAGTTTAAATGCCGGTGAAATAGAGTCTATGATACCTAAAGAAACGTGGTAA
- a CDS encoding OmpH family outer membrane protein: MKNLKKMLKTSALAVGLLSVLSASSYAGGFACVDTQEVMQKSTFAKSLGKSLNEKVVEIRQKLKNYEAELQNLQREIESKAISKQAKKQKIKEYENVRLKALEYQQDAQKELQAMQEKAGKEFTEGLKNVVTSYAKSHSLEGVFDCNQMLYTGNLDITPSIIKALDSAHK; this comes from the coding sequence ATGAAAAATCTTAAAAAGATGTTAAAGACTTCAGCATTAGCTGTAGGGCTATTGTCTGTTTTATCGGCTTCTTCTTACGCTGGTGGTTTTGCATGTGTGGATACTCAAGAGGTAATGCAAAAATCTACCTTTGCCAAATCCCTTGGTAAATCTTTAAATGAGAAAGTGGTCGAGATAAGACAAAAGCTCAAAAACTATGAAGCAGAGCTTCAAAACCTTCAAAGGGAGATAGAGAGCAAAGCTATTTCCAAGCAAGCCAAAAAACAGAAGATTAAAGAATACGAAAACGTAAGGTTAAAAGCTTTGGAATATCAGCAAGACGCTCAAAAAGAACTCCAAGCTATGCAAGAAAAGGCAGGCAAGGAGTTTACCGAAGGCCTTAAAAATGTGGTTACATCTTACGCAAAATCTCATAGCTTAGAAGGCGTCTTTGATTGCAATCAAATGCTATATACTGGTAATCTTGATATAACACCATCTATTATAAAAGCCTTAGATAGCGCACACAAATGA
- a CDS encoding chemotaxis protein CheA has product MIPNEMREIFEEFLVEARENLEKLETDLLELEKDPTNQEILNSAFRVMHTIKGGAGFLGLDPIVETAHKAEDILGKLRNAEFIISPAINDLLLKAADKIKEYLEKAENQEELEPDNELLSQLEDVLKNPDKYSDKYTTINKSATVSDQSVSSKEKEAKPQIGEKNFEESSDDPVSRLLKKYGFEHLIGKSIEEILEELVLMPPSERPEGLIQELDALINGTSSKSTAESSKKEEEIAKDKIATSMPRFTSQMEAQVDAGAQVSHGIVEPPKQAGAADTHSRTQPPKEKEEEKVLRIDVQKIEVLMNLVGELVLDRNRLVKVVSTIMQSASENNEQIKGLDDLESVLSSIDRIVGDLQVAVMKTRMQPVKRLFQKFPRVVRDLAKLLNKQIELVTEGEDTEMDKSVLEKLEEPLIHIIRNSVDHGIESPEERELLGKPRNGIIKLKAYYQGDRIIMVIEDDGRGIDIDKVKRKALEKGIISQDRLEKMTEKEVLSLIFHPGFSTADQVSEVSGRGVGMDVVMTTVMNFRGTIDIETQKGKGTKVTMAFPLTVGIIRALMVSIGNRNFAIPIYSVLEIIQQENATITTVSGEDVLILRESTIPLVNLADVLGIRNSKIGYVIISQLGNQRVSFTVEELYGDEEIVVKPLGKIFGEVEGISGATITGDGNVVLILDLAGILKRITHSARV; this is encoded by the coding sequence ATGATACCTAATGAAATGCGTGAAATATTTGAAGAGTTTTTGGTAGAGGCAAGAGAGAATTTAGAAAAGTTAGAAACAGATTTATTAGAATTAGAAAAAGATCCTACGAATCAAGAAATTTTAAACAGTGCTTTTAGAGTAATGCATACTATAAAAGGAGGGGCTGGTTTTCTTGGGCTTGATCCTATAGTAGAAACTGCTCATAAAGCAGAAGATATACTTGGTAAGTTAAGAAATGCTGAATTTATTATATCTCCTGCTATAAACGATTTACTTTTAAAAGCTGCAGATAAAATAAAGGAATATTTAGAAAAGGCTGAAAATCAAGAAGAGTTGGAGCCTGATAACGAGCTTTTGTCTCAGTTAGAAGATGTTTTGAAAAACCCAGATAAATATTCTGACAAGTATACCACGATTAACAAGTCTGCCACGGTCTCTGACCAGTCCGTATCTTCTAAAGAGAAGGAGGCTAAGCCGCAGATTGGTGAGAAGAATTTTGAAGAATCATCAGATGATCCAGTATCAAGGCTTTTAAAGAAATACGGTTTTGAGCACCTTATTGGCAAATCTATAGAAGAGATATTAGAAGAGCTTGTGTTGATGCCACCAAGTGAAAGACCGGAAGGTCTCATTCAAGAATTAGATGCTCTTATAAATGGGACATCTTCAAAAAGCACGGCAGAGTCGTCTAAAAAAGAAGAAGAGATCGCAAAAGATAAAATTGCTACAAGTATGCCACGGTTTACCTCTCAGATGGAAGCGCAAGTGGATGCTGGTGCACAAGTATCCCACGGTATAGTAGAACCTCCAAAGCAAGCTGGAGCGGCTGATACGCATTCTCGTACTCAACCTCCAAAAGAAAAAGAAGAAGAAAAAGTTTTAAGGATAGATGTACAGAAGATAGAAGTTCTTATGAACTTAGTAGGTGAACTTGTCCTTGATAGAAATAGACTTGTAAAAGTGGTATCTACTATTATGCAAAGTGCTTCAGAAAACAACGAACAGATAAAAGGTTTGGATGACCTTGAATCTGTATTATCTTCCATAGATAGAATAGTGGGTGATCTTCAAGTAGCCGTTATGAAAACTCGTATGCAACCTGTTAAAAGATTATTTCAAAAGTTTCCCCGTGTTGTTAGAGATTTGGCAAAACTTTTAAACAAACAGATAGAGCTTGTTACCGAAGGTGAAGATACTGAAATGGATAAGTCTGTTTTGGAAAAGCTTGAAGAACCTCTTATACATATTATAAGGAATTCTGTAGACCATGGCATAGAATCTCCAGAAGAAAGAGAGCTTTTAGGCAAACCAAGAAATGGTATTATAAAACTGAAAGCTTACTATCAGGGTGATAGAATCATAATGGTTATAGAAGATGATGGGCGCGGTATAGACATAGATAAGGTAAAGAGGAAAGCTTTGGAAAAGGGTATTATAAGCCAAGATAGACTTGAAAAAATGACTGAAAAAGAAGTACTTTCTCTTATATTCCATCCTGGTTTTTCTACAGCGGACCAAGTCTCTGAGGTCTCTGGTAGAGGCGTAGGTATGGATGTTGTGATGACTACCGTCATGAATTTTAGGGGTACCATAGATATAGAAACCCAAAAAGGAAAAGGCACAAAGGTTACTATGGCATTCCCTCTGACGGTAGGTATTATAAGGGCTCTTATGGTATCTATAGGCAACAGAAATTTTGCCATACCCATATACTCTGTGTTAGAGATTATACAACAAGAAAATGCTACCATCACTACCGTATCTGGTGAAGATGTCCTTATATTGAGAGAATCTACTATTCCACTTGTAAACCTTGCGGACGTACTTGGTATTAGAAACAGCAAAATAGGGTATGTTATCATATCACAGCTTGGCAATCAAAGGGTGAGCTTTACCGTAGAAGAGCTTTATGGAGACGAGGAGATAGTGGTAAAACCTCTTGGCAAGATATTTGGCGAAGTAGAAGGTATATCTGGGGCTACCATTACAGGTGATGGTAATGTAGTGCTTATACTTGATTTGGCTGGTATATTAAAAAGAATAACTCATAGCGCAAGAGTTTAA
- a CDS encoding LptF/LptG family permease: MLLRFITKRFLFTIFLVYLSILALFFIYQISNFFITYHMKSPKILFQTILNFLPIVLFYTATINVSISVFVLSHYLKRIKMFLVPQSFGIPISHIFKPFIIVSLLISFGNLMLNEFFIPNATKELKYIEHVYKKNQKYELGIARNLWIAKEKNNEKTFIGTSLATSNGLFYNIKIINVKNNKFNYIIKAKKAIVKNGYMDLEQGIETSFSPFREIHFQTLHLKTEINPKDLNLWIKTPDEQSLTELVKTAIVMRKEGLNMFPYISTFIFKLEFSFLPFLMVCIASFYIAKSQNTIDWYKAFLWHASLFGIGIVIPYSLSSKINMNPLFFVVIYVFMSFYALKRVFDIQRANWF, from the coding sequence ATGCTTCTAAGATTTATAACGAAGCGCTTTTTGTTTACTATATTTTTGGTTTATCTATCTATTTTAGCATTATTTTTTATATATCAAATTTCAAATTTTTTTATCACTTATCATATGAAAAGCCCAAAAATACTTTTTCAAACAATATTAAACTTTTTACCGATAGTGCTTTTTTACACTGCTACAATAAATGTATCTATATCAGTTTTTGTATTAAGCCATTACTTAAAAAGGATAAAGATGTTTTTGGTACCTCAAAGCTTTGGAATACCAATAAGCCATATATTTAAGCCCTTTATCATAGTAAGTCTTTTAATATCTTTTGGAAATTTGATGCTAAACGAATTTTTCATACCAAACGCTACAAAAGAACTAAAATACATAGAGCACGTCTATAAAAAAAATCAAAAATACGAGCTTGGAATAGCTAGAAACCTCTGGATAGCAAAAGAAAAAAACAACGAAAAAACTTTCATAGGAACATCTTTGGCCACATCAAACGGCTTATTTTACAACATAAAGATAATAAATGTAAAAAACAACAAATTTAACTATATCATAAAAGCTAAAAAAGCCATAGTGAAAAATGGTTATATGGATTTAGAACAAGGGATAGAAACATCCTTTAGCCCGTTTAGAGAGATACATTTCCAGACATTACACCTTAAAACAGAAATAAATCCAAAAGATTTGAACCTTTGGATAAAAACCCCAGACGAGCAATCTCTTACAGAGCTTGTTAAAACCGCTATCGTAATGAGAAAAGAAGGATTAAACATGTTTCCATACATATCAACGTTTATATTTAAGCTGGAGTTTTCTTTTTTGCCTTTCCTGATGGTGTGTATAGCATCTTTTTATATAGCTAAAAGCCAAAATACGATAGATTGGTATAAAGCGTTTTTATGGCATGCTTCTTTATTTGGTATAGGTATAGTAATACCTTACAGCTTATCTTCCAAAATAAATATGAATCCCTTATTTTTTGTAGTGATATATGTATTTATGAGCTTTTACGCTTTAAAAAGAGTTTTTGATATACAAAGAGCAAACTGGTTTTAA
- a CDS encoding DNA polymerase III subunit delta': MNAKEFLEKAQLNQRIPTSTLIVSIEKDVEKLALSYAKGILCENKQPWGCKECYSCKIFYEKHPDFIWIGKENSIKIDDIREISNFANLKPNYSPNKVCLITNAQNMLKEASNALLKTLEEPPSYLKFIITADSLSNIIPTIVSRSIVLELFERKTSKHPLCEKLISKRFYETIPQIDNIKDIKEKEELIDCLVEKLEQHMLKIGFNEDMDKAIKSLNNTKRALSRGIRLSLWISAILSPIIDEQF, from the coding sequence ATGAACGCAAAAGAATTTTTAGAAAAAGCCCAGCTAAACCAAAGAATACCTACCTCTACCCTTATTGTATCTATAGAAAAAGATGTAGAAAAACTAGCCCTTTCTTATGCAAAGGGGATTCTTTGTGAAAACAAGCAACCATGGGGATGCAAAGAGTGTTATAGTTGCAAGATATTTTATGAAAAGCATCCAGATTTTATATGGATAGGAAAAGAAAACTCTATAAAGATAGACGATATAAGAGAAATATCAAATTTTGCCAACCTAAAACCAAACTATAGTCCAAACAAAGTATGTCTTATAACAAACGCCCAAAACATGTTAAAAGAAGCCTCAAACGCCCTTTTGAAAACCTTAGAAGAACCGCCTTCTTACCTAAAATTTATCATCACAGCGGACTCTTTATCAAACATAATACCTACGATAGTATCAAGATCCATCGTTTTAGAGCTTTTTGAAAGAAAAACTTCAAAACATCCTCTATGTGAGAAGCTTATCTCAAAACGCTTTTACGAAACAATCCCCCAGATAGACAACATAAAAGATATTAAAGAAAAGGAAGAGCTTATAGACTGTCTAGTAGAAAAACTAGAGCAACACATGTTAAAAATTGGCTTCAACGAAGACATGGACAAAGCTATTAAAAGCCTAAACAACACCAAAAGAGCACTTTCAAGAGGCATAAGACTAAGCCTTTGGATTAGTGCTATATTAAGCCCTATAATAGATGAGCAATTCTAA